The sequence TTCTCCAGGGCGGGGTTCACGGTGAGCGCCACCGGCGCTCTCGTGTACCAGTCGCGGCGGTCGTACAGTTCGCGACTGACGTGGTTTGACCGCTCGGGAAAGGAACTGGGTTCAGTCGGCGAGCGGGGCGCGTTACAACCCTCGTTGTCGCCGGACGGCCGTTTCCTTACGGCCATCTTGGACTCAGAAAACAACGGCCGTTACCGGGTACAGGTGGTGGACCTGGCGCGGGGCACGTCCACTTCGATCACGCCGGCGAGTGACCAGATCGGGGGCGCGACGTGGTCGCCGGATGGGACAGAGGTCGCATACAGCGCGTCAATGTACACGGAGAAAGGCCGAACCTCGGAGCTCCGGCGGGTCCCGGCCGACGGGAGCGGCGGCGGCAAGGTCCTGTTTCGGGCGGCACGCCTGCTGGTGACCGACTGGTCGCGGAACGGACGTTACCTGGCCTTCATGAACTTTGAGAAGGGCCCACCGGAACTGTGGATCTACGATCTGGAGACGGGTCAGGCATCGGGGGTGGGGTTCCAATCGGCCGAGGGCCAGTTCTCACCCGACGGGCGCTGGTTGGCGCATAACGTCGGGGCGCGCGATTCCCGGGCGCAGGTCTTCGTTCGGTCGTTCCCGGGACTGACTTCGCGGGTGCAGATCTCCACCGCCGGCGGCAGCCAGTCGCGCTGGCGGCCAGACGGAAAAGAGCTGTACTACATCGCGGACGACAAGCGCCTGATGGCGGTCGCGGTCAAGGTTGGGCCGAAGGGGTTGGAGGCCAGCCCGCCCACCCCGCTGTTCCAGACGCGGATCCACAGCGCACGCTACGCCCTGTTCCAGTACGCGGCGTCGGCCGACGGGCAGCGTTTCCTGGTCAATTCTCTGCCCCGTGAAGACGCAGCCGCTCCCATGATGCTATTGACCGATTGGACTTCGGAGATCCGCCGATGAGCCTGACAGCCGGCACGAAGCTGGGGCCGTACGAGATCCAGGACGCGTTGGGCGCCGGGGGCATGGGGGAGGTGTTCCGCGCGCGCGACAGCAAGCTGGAACGCGCCGTCGCCATCAAGGTCCTGGGAGCGCATTACTCCTCCGACCCCGAACGTCTGCAACGCTTCGAGCAGGAAGCGCGCGCTGCCTCGGGCCTGAATCATCCCAACATCATCACCATCCACGACATCGGCCGGCAGGACGGCACCGCGTACCTGGCCATGGAGTTCGTCGAAGGCAAGACGCTGCGCGAGCTGCTGGAGGCAGGGCCGATCCCGCTGAAGAAGACCTTGTCCATTGCCGCCCAGGTGGCGGACGGCCTGGCTAAAGCGCACGCGGCCGGCATCGTGCATCGCGACCTCAAGCCGGAGAACGTCATGGTGACCGGCGACGGGTTAGTGAAGGTGCTGGATTTCGGGCTGGCCAAACTGGCCGCTTTGCCTGCGGAGACGGGTGGTGCTGCCGCCACGGTGGTCATGCCGGCTACGACCCCCGGGGTAGTGCTGGGCACGGTCGGGTACATGTCGCCGGAGCAGGCGCGCGGCACGGCGGTGGACTTCCGCAGCGACCAGTTCTCGCTGGGCACGCTGCTCTACGAAATGCTCACCGGCAAGCGTCCGTTCCAGCGCGAGAGCTCGGCCCAGACCATGGCGGCGATCATCGAGGACGACCCGCCGCCGATCGCGGAGCTCAATCCCAAGGCTCCGGCGCCAGTGCGCTGGATCGTGGAGCGCTGCCTGGCCAAGGAGCCGGACGAGCGTTACGCCTCCACCCGCGACCTGGCGCGCGACCTGCAACGTGTGCGCGACCATCTTTCCGAAGCGAGCAGCGGATCGGTGCTGGGGATCGCGGCCCCGGCAACCACCACGGCGCGGAAGCTACCGGTGATGTTGGCCGCCGTGGCGGTAGCGGCACTGGCGCTCGGGTTGGTAGCTGGGGCGTCTCTCTTCCGCTCGAAACCGGTGGAGCCGCCGGTCCTGGAGAACCTGACCTTCTCGGGGGCCGACTGGGACCCTGCCGCTTCTCCCGATGGGCGTTCCGTCGTCTTCGGCTCGGGGCGCGACGGCAAGGAACGCATCTGGTTGAAGCAGCTCGGCAGTGGTGGGGAGGTTCCCATCACGCAAGGACCTGATCACACCGCGCGCATGTCGCCCGATGGCTCCATGATCGTGTTCAGTCATGTCGAGGGCGGCAAATCCTGGATCTGCCGCTCAGCCGTGGTCGGGGGTGAGATGCGCCGGTTGGCCGAGGGCCGCGCGCCCGACTGGTCTCCCGATGGCAAGCAGATCGCCTTTGTCCGCGAGGCGTCGATCTGGACGGTTTCGCCCGACGGGAGCGGCGCGCGTGAGCTGCATCGGATGGAATCGGCGAATACGGTGGTGCGTGCTCTGCGTTGGTCTCCGAACGGGCAATGGATCGCCATCGAGTCGGTGGCAGGGGGCATCAGCGCCGAGAACATCACCTTCTCCGTGCTCAGTCCCGATGGGAAGCAGTTCGTGGAGGTGAAGCCGGCCTTCCCCGGCGGCGACACCTCCTCCGTCAGTTGGATCGCAAACGACGAGGTGATTTACGCGCGCAGCGCCTCAGTGAGCAGCATCGGCGCCGTGAACACCAGTGCCAGCCGGCTCATCCGCCAGAAGGTCCCCAGCGGTCCCGCGAGCATCCTGATGTGGCTTCCCGGGGGCGCCGGTGTCGTCGAACCGCTTGCCCCCGGGCGGTTGGTGATGGACAGCACCATGAGCCGCGAGAATGTGCGCGAGGTCTCGCTGGACAAGGGGCCAAAGAAGACCGCCGCGGACCGCTGGCTGACCCACGGCAGCAGCGTCGATCGCCAGCCCTACTACTCGCCCGACGGCAATTGGGTGGTCTTCGCCTCGAACCGCAGCGGCAACCTGGA comes from Terriglobales bacterium and encodes:
- a CDS encoding protein kinase, yielding MSLTAGTKLGPYEIQDALGAGGMGEVFRARDSKLERAVAIKVLGAHYSSDPERLQRFEQEARAASGLNHPNIITIHDIGRQDGTAYLAMEFVEGKTLRELLEAGPIPLKKTLSIAAQVADGLAKAHAAGIVHRDLKPENVMVTGDGLVKVLDFGLAKLAALPAETGGAAATVVMPATTPGVVLGTVGYMSPEQARGTAVDFRSDQFSLGTLLYEMLTGKRPFQRESSAQTMAAIIEDDPPPIAELNPKAPAPVRWIVERCLAKEPDERYASTRDLARDLQRVRDHLSEASSGSVLGIAAPATTTARKLPVMLAAVAVAALALGLVAGASLFRSKPVEPPVLENLTFSGADWDPAASPDGRSVVFGSGRDGKERIWLKQLGSGGEVPITQGPDHTARMSPDGSMIVFSHVEGGKSWICRSAVVGGEMRRLAEGRAPDWSPDGKQIAFVREASIWTVSPDGSGARELHRMESANTVVRALRWSPNGQWIAIESVAGGISAENITFSVLSPDGKQFVEVKPAFPGGDTSSVSWIANDEVIYARSASVSSIGAVNTSASRLIRQKVPSGPASILMWLPGGAGVVEPLAPGRLVMDSTMSRENVREVSLDKGPKKTAADRWLTHGSSVDRQPYYSPDGNWVVFASNRSGNLDIWEISSRDGTVRRLTDDPADDWDPGFTPDGKLLWTSHRTGTFEIWMAEADGSGAHQVSHDGVDAENPTATADGWVIYNSGNPKQRGLWKVRPDGSDAKLLVPGVTNWPDASPDGRYVLATSNNERVIMVYRVSDGAEVAKIPVKSADPAPVGNGRARWMPDGKSIAFVAADANGVATIYAQDFAPGQDTASTRRILVSDPDRPPETFGISRDGKRLVYGVIDVQSNLLTVSGVGGITR